Genomic DNA from Dehalogenimonas lykanthroporepellens BL-DC-9:
CCAAGATGCGTCCGCTATGGTTCTACCATCTATGGTCTATATCGAAACTTACTCATCATCCGGAGTCGCTTCAGGTTCAGGTGTTATAATGGATGAGAATGGCTATATTTTAACTAACAAACACGTGGTCGAGGGCGCCACTGATGCCATAGTCATCACCCAGGACCGACGGATATATGAAGTAGTAAACATTTGGGAAGATAATCTTATGGATCTGGCGGTCATTAAGATCAACGCCCAGAATCTTGTAGAAGCGGAATTTGGGAATACATCTAACTTAAGAATCGGTGATACCATCGTCGCCCTGGGTAACCCGTTAGGTTATAATCCGGCCGATTACGGTAGCACGATTACTGCCGGCATTGTCAGTAATCTGGCAAGCTATTGGTATATTGAACCAGGTTACTGGTACCCGGATCTTATCCAATTCGACGTTTTCATCACTAACGGCAATAGCGGTGGACCGCTTATTGACCTTGACGGCAAGGTCATCGGTATTAACAGCCTGGGTGAAGACGCAGGTATTAACTATGCCATCAACGTAGCTACCGCCGAGCGGGTTTATAATAATCTGGTCAACTCCCAACAGAGCATCCATCCATATCTAGGTATTGATATCTGGGACTACGAACAACCGATCCCCGGTGAATCCTCGGCTACTCAACTGCTGGGCGCTGAAGTCTGGGATGTTGCCCCCGGGTCACCGGCGGCAGTCGCCGGACTTAGAGTCGATGATGTAATTATCAGTGCCAACGGGCAGACAATTGGTCTATCCATTGACCTTATACGATTGTTGTGGCGATTGGACGCAGGAGACTCGCTGTCTCTTTTTGTTGAGCGCGACGGAACAGCGATTGAATTTACTATTAATCTATCCCAACGTCCATCATCTACCGAAATGTATATTTTCTAGTAATCGACCGACCACGAATCATTAAACCGGAGCCGTCGGTGTGTTCTACTGCTCCGGTTTATTTACAAATATATTTTATTTGGCATCGTCAGAAATAAGTAAAGAATAGGTGCCAACTTATCCGCGCTAAGTTCCGCGGTGCAGGTACGTCGATTTGAGAATGATGCCAACAACAACCTACCGGTCAGACAAACAGGTACTTATTTTAACGAAGACCAGGGAATAAACCCGCTTGCTTAAATGCCGATACGATTGCCTTTAACAAATTCTCGGTCGATAGACAGGGATATATATATGATTGACAGTAGCAGTTGTAACAACCGAAACCTTTTTCTAAAGGAGAGCGGCCTGCCGGGGCGGATGATTTGGTTTTCTGACCCGTAGCTGAGCTTAAAAAGTCTTGATGACGGTCAGTATACCCAGTATCGCCAGAAACCAGGGCAAAAAGAAAGCCAGTTTCTGCCGATCAATGTGACGGGAAAGGGCGATACCGACCTGGGCGCCGACAATGACCCCGGGAACGGCAAAAAGGGCGATGTGGCCGATAACCCGGATATCTTCAGCACTGGCGGCAGTGAAATAGGAGATATTGAACAGCGACGCCGTCAGGGCGGTCACCGCGATGACAAAGACCGAAGTTCCGGCGGCCATGGCCGGACTCATCCCCAGTTTTTTGACGAAATTGTAGCCGTTGATTTCACCCAGCCCGGATGAAACCAGCCCGACCATGGTGCCGCCGACCGCGGAGGACAGAAACAGCACCGGCTCCCGGCGAAAGTCACGCCAATAATCATATCTGTATTTTTTTATGGCTTCGGCGGTATCGTGAGGATGAAGGGGCGTATTGGTGGGTGTTACACCGCTTTCCTTGCGCAGGAAAGCCACTGCCAGACCCAGCAGAAGAACGGCCAGACCGTATTCCAAGATGTGAGGTGGCAGGTTCTTGCCGACGAAGGCCCCGACCACAGCGAAGAGCACCGTCAGCGGCAACAGCCGGGTGCCCAGATGAAAATTAACCAGTTTCTTTCTCATGAAACCGATAAAGCCGCTACCGAACCCGGCGACCTCTATCAGCAGACCGAGGGCGATGGCGACATCGATGCGCAGTGACAGCGCCAGGGCAAAAAATGGGGAAAACAAGACCGCACCGCCGATGCCGAAAAACATGGCGATAGCGGCGATGGCTACGGCAACCGGAAACATGAACCAGTAATCGAGAAGTTCCATACAATATAAAGTCTAACTGTCAGTGACGGCTACGGCAACTCATGGTAGCGCCGGACCAGCGGGTCGAGCCCGGCACGTTCGAAAGCACCCATCACCTGCCGTTCCAGAATGTCGGGGGCATCGCTGAAGAACAGATGCGACCGGCAACGGCAATCAGTCGCGCCGAAACCGGAAACACCGGGCAATCCGGCCAGACCGTCAGCGACGGCGCATTCCAACCGGACATCGATTTTGGCACAGACAATAGTGAATATCACACTCCGTTCCAGAAGGTAATCGATATGCCAGTGCTTTCTTTTATTCGGACGCAGGTGCCGATTGATACGGGCTTCGAGACCGCTCATCGCCGAACCGATATAAGTGTAATAACCGGCATCCAGTGTGAACACCTTACAGCGGGTACGGACAACAGCGTTTTGAGGTAAATCCAGCAGAATGGCATAAATACCGTTGGTCACAAGTTGATTATACCAGCGGCTATAGCCGTTTTGACATGCCAGGCATTTTCATAAATAATCGGCTATCTATTATGGATATCTCTCTGATAATCTTGGTCATAATTTCATCGTTGGCGGCTTCAACTATCGCAGCGGTGGCCGGATTCGGCGGCGCGATAATCATGCTTCCGGTACTGGTGTTAGCTTTCGGCGTTCAGGACGCCATCCCTATACTGACCATATCTCAGCTCATGGGCAATCTATGGCGAGTAATCTTAAACAGGACTGTACTTAATTGGCCGATAGTCCGCCGTTTCGCCCTGGGGGCCATACCGACCGCCGTCATCGGCGGGATTATATTTGCTGTAGCACCGGCGGGGGCACTGACCCGAGTGCTGGGCATATTTTTATTATTAATAATCGTATACCGCCATACTGCCTGGGGCAAAAACCAGCGCATGAGCCTGGCCGGGTTTCTGCCGCTGGGTGCCGCCAGCGGCCTCATGTCGGCCACCATGGGTGTGGTCGGTCCCGTCGCCGCGCCATTTTTCCTGGCATATGGTCTGGTTAAAGGCGCCTATATAGGTACCGAGGCGATGACCACCGTAGTCATGCATATCACCAAGCTGGGAGTGTACGGCGGGTACAATCTGTTGGACCTTAACACTATTCTCATCGGCCTGGCAATCGGTGTAGTGATGTTTCTGGGAACCTATCTGGGCAAACATATACTGGATAGAATACCCGAAGGGATTTTTCCATATATCATTGAGGGTGTGCTGTTATTCTCTGGAATCATGTTCATCGTTCAGGGCTGACCGGCACTGATTACTAATAGTAAATCTAGATCAAAAATTATTTTTTACATTCACCTATCCGGGTCATCTCTGCGCCGTTATATATGGTGAAACTGAATGACAAGGAGAAACAAGTGAAAAACAAATTGCTACTCAGCCTTGCGGCTCTGATGCTGGTAACCGTCGGTATTTTTGCCAGCGGATGCGCCGGAACTACTGCCGTATCCGGGGATAGCCAACAGTCCGGAATCTGGGTCAGCGGCAACGGCAAGGTCAGCGTTACCCCTGACACCGCCAATCTAAGCCTGGGGGTTCAGGTGGAAGCGGTCGGTCTGGCTGAAGCCAACCAGCAGGCCGCCGATGTCATGGACGCGGTCATCGAAGCCCTCAAAGACAACGGGATAGCCGAAAAGGACATCACCACCAGCGGCTTCAACATCTCTCCGGTATATGAATACGACAAGGAAACCGGCCGTAATTATATCCGGGGCTACCAGGTCAGCAACACCGTCAATCTCAAGGTCCGCGAGATTGAGAATACCGGTGCGGTTATCGATGCCGCGGTTGCCGCCGGCGGCGACGCCGTCCGCGTCAGCAATATCTATTTCTCCATCGACGACCTTAGCCCGGCCCAGGACGACGCCCGTGAACTGGCTCTTCTGGACGCCAAGGCCAAGGCTGAACAAATCGCCCGTGTCACCGGTGTCAGCCTGGGCAAAGTCACCTATGTAGCCGAGACCTCTTCCGGCGGCGCCCGTGTGGAAGCGCCGGGAATGGTAAATGACGGCAAGGAAGGCTCTGTCACCCCGGTACTGCCCGGCGAGACCGACGTCGTCGTCACCGTTCAGGTTATCTACTCCATCAAATAGTGTTCCCTGCCCGCCTGGAGATAGAGGAAGCGCTCCGAAATTGGAGCGCTTCCTCACTTTTATCATCAGGCTTCATTATTGACGTTTCAATTTGGCGAAGCCGAGCAGGAGTTTCTTGAGACCGACGTCCTTAAAGGAGACGACAATCTCGAAATCATTTCTGACGGGCATGGAGGAAATGACGACGCCGTCACCGAATATCGGGTGAGCGACCTTGTCTCCGGTCTTATAGGGGGCGACGGCAGGTTTTCCTGCGGGAACCCTTGTCTGTGACGGCCCCCCGGCGGAAACAGGCGGCCTGCCGGTTGAGGGAGTCCCCACTCGCCCTATGGTCGGGGGCGCCGACCTGGGCGAAGAAGCCCCAGTCCTGGCGTGAACCGGAGGTGCCTTGGGCAGGGTGCCGGTGGTCAATTCATTTGGAATGGCTTCAAGGAACCGGGAAGGGTCATTCAGCATACTGCCACCCATAAGATTGCGCCGGAACGCCCTCAACAGATAAAGCCGCTCTCTGGCCCGGGTGACACCGACATAGCACAACCGGCGTTCTTCTTCCATCTGTGCCGGGTCATCCAGCGACCGGAAATGCGGCAGGACGCGTTCCTCCAGACCGACGATGAAAACCACCGGAAACTCCAGTCCCTTGGCCTGATGCAGGGTTATCAGGGTGACGCCGCCTTCGGTTTCGTCCAGATTATCAATATCCGATACCAGACTGACGCTTTCCAGGAACGGCGACAAAGCCTCGCCCGGTGGCAGGGCGGCGAACTGCTCGGCCACAGTATGAAGTTCAGCGATGTTTTCCATTCTTTCCTGACCGTCAGGCTGGGCTTCCAAAAAAGCCCGGTATCCCGTTCGCTCCAGAATTTCGTCGAATAGTTCCGTCAGGCTTTTTTCAGCGGCGGCCTGAATAAACGATTCAACCATGCGATAAAAAGAGGCGAAAGCGCCGATGGCCCGAGCGCTCAAAGGCGGTTTTTCACCCTCGCCGGCCGAAGCCGCCAGAGCCTCGAACAGAGACAGCCCCTGCCCGCGGGCCCAGTTCTGCAAGTCGGCTATGGACTTGTCTCCCAGCCCCCGTGCCGGCACATTGATGATACGCATAAGACTGACGGAATCGGCCGGGTTATGTATCAGCCGAAAATAGGCAATGAGATCCTTGACCTCCCGTCTTTCATAGAACCGGGTACCGGCTACCAGCTTGTAAGGCACCCCGTAACGAATGAAGTATTCCTCCAGGACCCGGCTCTGGGCGTTGGTCCGGTACAACACCGCCATGTCGGATAGTTTGTATTGACCGGACGCGCTGAGCTTTTCAGCCTCCCGTACCACCATCTGGGCTTCTTCCTGTTCATTGTAAGCCTCAAGGATACACAGCGGCTCCCCGGAACCGTTTTCCGTCCACAACTTGATGTCCTTGCGCTTCTGGTTATGGGCGATGATGCCGGAGGCGGCTTCCAGAATTTTGGAAGTGGAACGGTAATTCTGCTCCAGGTAATGTACCGACCGGTCAGGAAAGTCTTTTTCGAAATTGAAAACGTTGCGCAAATCGGCGGCTCGCCAGGAATATATCGACTGGTCCGGGTCACCGACGACGGCGATGTTGCGATAATGGCCGGCCAGCAGTTTGACCAGTTCGTATTGCACCAGGTTGGTATCCTGAAACTCATCGACCATGATATGAACGTACCGTTCCTGGTAGCGCTTGAGTATCTCCGGCCGGCGCTGGAAAAGAAAGACGGTCTTGAGCAGTAGGTCGTCAAAGTCCAGGGCGTTGTTGGCGCGGAGCATCTTCTCATACTGCTCATACATCCGACCGACGATTTCTTCCAGGTAACTATGGGCCTTTTCCCGGAACATTTCCGGGGTTTGCATCCCGCTTTTGGCCTTGGAGATGGCACCGGATATGGTCTTCAACGGAAACTTCTTGGGATCGACGCCTATTTCTTCGGCTGACCGCTTGAGCAGTTTTTCCTGGTCATCGGCATCGAATATGACGAATTCCCGGGCGATACCGATAGCCTGGCCTTCCTTGCGCAGGATGCCGGCACAGATGGCATGGAAAGTACCCATGGTGATGTCCTTGACCGAACCGGGGGCCAGTTTTTCCAGCCGCTCCTTCATCTCCCGTGCGGCCTTGTTGGTGAAGGTCACCGCCATAATCCGGTGGGGCGCGATGCCCACTTCCTTAATCAGATAAGCAATGCGGTAGGTAATGACCCTGGTCTTGCCGGAACCGGGGCCGGCGACTATCAGGACGGGACCCTCGATGGCTTCCACAGCCTGGCGTTGGGCGGTGTTCAAATCAGCAAGTATCTTCATATCAAAGAAGTTTATTATATCATTATCGGCCCGGCGGGTCAGTTTGTGTATTCAATTTTGTATGACTTGCCTCCCACGTCCGCGTAGTTCATAATTCTATCGTTTTGGAAATCCTTATCGGCATAATTCTGGCGGTCATACTGTTCCTGGCGTTGTGGGTCATCGCCGGGGTGTACCGTCACCTGCAATAAAACTACCCTCTGGACTCGACGTTGAAAATACTGCTGGTCAACCCCGCAAAAAAAGATAAGGAATTCTTCGGCCACCATTCGGTTTTCCCCAACAGTCTGCTGTATATCGCGGCGGTGCTGGAACAGGCCGGACACGAGGTGGCGATATACGATAACCAGGTGGACCCGCGTAACCCTGAGGATTTCGCCGAATTCAATCCGGATATCGTCGGCTTTTCGGTGCTGACCGGGCCGGTCATCGAGGAAGCGCTGACCCAGTCCGCTGAATTCAAAAGGCTCAACCCGTCGGTCGCCATCGTCTGGGGTAGCGCCCATCCCTCGGTACTGCCGGAGCAGACCCTGGCCGAATCGGTGATAGACTATGTTGTGGTCGGCGCCGGTGAATACGCCATGCTAGAACTGGCCGAAGAGCTGAAAGCGCCGGAACCCCGGCTGGATAAAATCGAGGGCCTGGGCTGGAAACGCGACGGAAAAATTGTCATGAATCCGCCCCGCCCGTTCATCGACGACCTGGATGCCCTGCCGGACCCGGCCTGGCACCTCATCAATGTGCCGCTATACTGGGACAAGTCACTCAATACCAGCCGGGGCTGTCCCGGTAAATGCACCTTCTGTTACAGTCCGCTATTCCATAAAAGCTACATCGGAGAACTGTCAGCCGAGCGCATTGTGGCCCAGATGGAAATCCTGTACCAGCGATACAATATCCGCTTCATCCGTTTCTTCGAAGATACCTTCACCGGCAACCGGGAGCGACTCCGCCGTTTCTGCCACCTGATGATAGAGAAAAAACTGCCGGTTTACTGGGACTGCGATTCCCGCATCGGACTGACCGACGAGGACATCGCCCTCATGGCGCGCGCCGGCTGTGTTTCGGTCGGCCTGGGCGTGGAAACCGGCTCTCAGCGACTGTTGAAATTCATCCGCAAGGGTATCGGCGTGGAAACGGTGGTCAAAACGGTATCCCGCCTGGTGCGTCATCGTATCATGCCCCGGCTGTACTTCATCGCCGAACTGCCAACGGAAACCATGGAAGATTTCCGCCAGACACAGAATCTGATCCGCCGCCTGGGCAAGCCGCCCTATCAGTACATGCCCTATACGCCCTTCCCCTGCACCGAACTGTACGACTACTGCGTCCGGGAAAAACTGCTCCGGCCGCCGAGTTCCCTCAGAGAATGGGCCGGCATGGGCACGCTGGCGGCGATGAATCCCTATTACCTGGAAGTGCCTCGGGACATGATTGACGCCGCTCTGGCGGACCTCTACCGGGGATATTTCATCCGGCCGCTGTGGTTCAGCTTGAAGCGGATGCCCTGGTATTTCACCCGATTGAAACCGACACCGGCCGAGTTGTGGCGGGGTTTCAGAAGATTCCTGAGCTACTGGCGCTCCAGCCCCTGACCGAATGATAGTGGTTTGACCAAAAGGGCGGTGACACACTATTCTGTGCCGGACAGAACATAGAAAGGGCCCACTTCTATCATGACCGATATCATCCGCAGAGAACCGGTCGGCGAAAAATACGGCATCACCGCCGAGATAGTCACCCATCGCGTCTGGCCGCTGGAGGCCAACACGCTGGTACTGCACCTGCCGGAGCCGCGGCCGTCGCTGACTTCCTACCTGGGATATCGCCGGGTAACGACGGTGTGTAATTTCTACCATCCCAAGGACCTGTGGCATGCTATCGATAACCGGCGGTTGACCTTCGGCCATTATTTCCGATGGATTCACCGGGAAGCGCTGAGACAGATAGTGCCCGGACAGAAGGCGGCCTTTCTGTCCACCGGGGTCGATATGAAATACCACGCCGTAGCCGAAGAGGCTTTCGAAGAAGTCTGGGTTCAAGCCTGGGTCACCGCCGGAGTGGCCACCAACGCTATCCGGGTCGGCCGGGACACCGCCTTCGGCATTGAACGTAGCGGCACCTGGCAACCCTTCGACGACCACCGGATGCCGGCCCCCGGTACCATCAATATCATCGTGCTGACCTCGGCCACACTGGGTCAGGCCGCCCTGGCCTCATCTTTCGTAACCATTACCGAAGCCAAGACCGCGGCGCTCCAGGATATGGATGTCCGCAGTTCTTACAACCCCGAGTGGTCGGCGACCGGAACTTCCACCGACCAGATATGCGTGGTTTCGGGGAACGGGGACGAATGCTGGTTCGTGTCCGGACAGGTCAAGCTGGGGGAACTCATGGCCCGGGCGGTTACCCGGGCGGTCAAGGCCGCCATCGAAAAATGCCGCGCCGCCTGCGAACAGGATTGAGAGGCAGTCATGCTGGGAGCCATCACCGGTGACATCGTCGGTTCAATATACGAATTCGACAACAACCGCCAAACATCGTTTCCGTTATTCACCCCGGAATCCGACTTCACCGACGACACCGTGCTGACGGTGGCAACCGCCGAATGTCTGTTGTCCGGTGGTGATTATACTGTCTTTTATAAGGAATATGGCCACCGGTTCCCCGGACGCGGTTACGGCGGCCGTTTTCAGGAGTGGCTGGAATCCAACAGCACACTACCTTACAACAGCTACGGCAATGGCTCGGCGATGCGGGTTTCGCCGGCCGGCTTCGCCTTCAGGACACTGGAGGAAACCCTCTACGAAGCACAACGTTCCGCCGTTGCCACTCATAATCACCCTGAAGGTGTTAAGGGTGCCCAGGCGGTGGCCGCCGCCATTTTTCTGTCCCGGCGCGGCCGCGCCCGGGAATACATCCGAGAATTCATTACCAATGCTTTCGGATATGATCTCAGCAGAAGTTCAGATGAAATCAGGCCCGGTTACGCCTTCAACGAAACCTGCCGGGGGTCGGTGCCCGAGGCCATTATCGCCTTCCTGGAATCAACGGATTTCGAGAGCGCCCTCCGGCTGGCCGTCAGCCTGGGCGGTGATTCCGATACCATAGCCTGTATCACCGGAAGTATCGCCGAGGCATATTACGGCGGCGTACCGGAACCGATTGCCGCCGAAGTGTGGCGCCGTCTGCCGGATGAACTGGCGGAAGTGGTGGATCGATTCCACCGGCGATTCGCGATATGAAGTTTTCGACAGACCGTAACCGCGCAGGCTACAATACTGCAATGTATAACAAACCCGGCAAGCTGTTGACTAAATCCCGGTTCATGGCCGGTTTACAGTGCCCGCGTTACCTGTGGTTGACCACCAACCAGCCAAAAAGCCTGCCGGCGCCGGACCTGGTCACCCGGAACGTTTTCGACCAGGGGCACCAGGTCGGCGAACTGGCAAAGAAGCTCTTCCCCGACGGCGTCGACCTGGCAGGTCTTGGCTTTCAGCAGTCCATCACCGAAACCGCCCGACGCCTGAAGTACCGGCAACCGGTTTTCGAAGCGGCTATCCGGGCTGGTCAGCTTTACGCACGTATCGATATCTTGGCCCCGGCCGCCAATGGGGGCTGGGATATCGTGGAAGTCAAGAGCAGTACCTCCGTCAAGGAAGAGCATACCGTTGACGTAGCTTTTCAGAAGCATGTGGCGGTCGCTTATGGCCTGCCCGTCAACCGGTGCCGTCTGACTCACCTGAACCGGGACTTCGTCAAGAACGGCGACATTGACCCGAATGACCTGTTCATCGTCACCGATATCACCGACGAGGTTTCGGAACTCTCCGGCGGCATCGCCGACAGTGTCGAGGATATGCTGAACACCATATCCGGGAACTGCCCCGACCCCTTCATCTCGCGCGCCTGTAACTACCCCCATATCTGTCCGTTGAAGCCGGAGTGCTGGCAGGTACTGCCGGAACACCCGGTGACCAGCCTGTACCGGGGCGGTGAAAAAACCGACGAACTGTTGCGAATGGGTGTCACCGGCATCACCGATATTCCAGCCGGTTTCAGCCTCAACGAGAAGCAGTCCATCCAGCTGGAGTGCGTCCGCACCGGCCGGGACCATCGCAACCGGCCTGAATTGCGGGATTTCCTGAAAAGCCTGCCCTACCCCCACTATTACCTGGATTTCGAGACATTCAATACGGCCATACCGTTGTTCGACGGCACCCGGCCTTACCAGCAGGTGCCGTTCCAGTTTTCCCTGCACACCGCCGCCGCTCCGGAAGCACCACTTGAACACCGCGGATTCCTCTACCGTGGCCAGGGTGACCCGCGTCCGGAATTCATCAGCGCTTTAAGAGAGGCGTTGGGGGACGGCGGCCGTATCATCGTCTATAATCAAAGCTTCGAACAGGACATTCTGGAACGACTGGCCGATGCCTTCCCGGAGTACCGGGAGTGGGTTGCCGATGTCATCGACCGAATGGCGGACCTGCTGGTGCCGTTCCGGGCTTTCCACTACTACCACCCGAACCAGCGGGGCAGTGCCTCGCTGAAGAACGTCCTGCCGGCGGTAACCGGCACCGGTTACGACGGGCTTAATATCGCCAACGGGCAGGTGGCCAGCATCAGGTATTTCAACGCGGTGTACGGCAATAAAAACGAGGCGATGGCGGAGTTGTTCGCCGACCTGGAAGAGTATTGCGGGCAGGATACCGAAGGCATGGCCTGGATAATGGACAGGCTGAAGATTCTGGCCGAAGACGAACCGACCAGTACTAATGACATGGCTTGAATATACCCAAGTACTATTGACTCCGGGCGACCACCCTGTTATGTTGCTTCTGGAGGGAAATATCCATGACCGTACCTTTGGAAAAACTATTGGAGTTCATCGTGGCCCGGAACGCCACCGATCTGCACCTGACGGTATCCAGTGTGCCGGTACTGCGCATCGATGGCGAACTCATTCCCCTGCCGGAAATCCCGTCGCTGACGCCGTCGGATGTCGAAGATATTCTGGGCCGAATCACGACTCCGGAACAACGCAAGGCCTTCGATATCAAACACGAAATCGATTTCACCTACAGTATAAGCGGCTTTGCCCGTTTCCGGGTCAGCGCCATCCGCCAGCGAGGTTCTATCAGCCTGGCGATTCGCCCGATACCGTTCAAGATTCCCTCCATCGATGAATTCGAACTGCCGCAAATCTGTAAATCACTGGTCGTCAAGCCCCGGGGGCTTATCCTGATAACCGGGGCGGCCGGCACCGGCAAATCCACCACCCTGGCGGCCATGATCAACCACCTGAACGAAACGGTCAAACGTAACATCGTCACTGTCGAGGATCCGATAGAATTCCTGTTTCCGAACAAACAATGCCTTATCCGGCAACGCGACCTGGGTGATGATACCATGTCCTTCAACAGCGCCCTGGTTCATAACCTGAGACATGACCCTGACGTGCTGGTCATCGGCGAAATGCGCGACCTGGATACCATGAGCACCGCCATCACCGCGGCCGAAACCGGCCATCTGGTACTGGCCACCCTGCATACGGTCGATGCCGCCCAGACCATCGACCGCATAGTAGATGTTTTTCCGCCGGAGCAACAGCGCCAGATACGATACCAGCTTTCCCAGGTGCTTTTGGCAGTCCTGTCTCAGAAACTTCTGCACCGCGTCGGCAGTGGCCGCATCGCCGGTTTCGAGATAATGTTGAACAACGCGGTGGTTTCCAAGCTGATACGGGAGGAAAAAGTTTTTGACCTCCAGTCCAATATTGAAATCAGCACTAAGGAAGGCATGCAGACCATGGATCAGGCGCTGGCGTCGCTCATCCGCCGCAAGGTCATCAGCCGAGAGGAAGGACTGCTTCAGGCTTCCAGCCCGGCCCGGCTTCAGCAGTTACTCCGACCTGATTACGATGGGCACGGTTAAGGTCTGGACATCGTCAGCCCGCCATACGGCGAACAATGGTTTCTCTGGCCGGTAATTCCGAGCGCCGGGGGCCGTATTCGTACAGATTCTCTATGCCGGACAGTACTCGGTCCACAATAACCGCCAGTACCGCGGCCGGAACGACGCCTTGTAGAATATAAGCCACATTATCCTGAGCCAGTCCGGCCACCACCGGCGCGCCCAGGCCGCCGGCGCCGATGACGGCGCCGATCATGGCGGTACCGATATTGATTATCACCGAAATCCGGATGCCGGCCAGAATAACCCGAGCCGACAGAGGCAGTTCCACACGAAACAGAACCTGAAAGCGGCTCATACCCAGCCCGCGCGCGGCATCGACGGCGGCGGCAGGAACGGCATTGATGCCGGCGATGGTATTGCGGACTACCGGCAGTAACCCGTAAAGAAAGAGGGCGAAAACGGTCGGCTCCAGGCCAAATCCCAGCACCGGAACCGCCAGCGCCAGGACGGCGACCGGGGGAAATGTCTGACCGACCGATAACAGATTGGTCACTATGGGCTG
This window encodes:
- a CDS encoding protein of unknown function DUF541 (PFAM: protein of unknown function DUF541~KEGG: dev:DhcVS_974 hypothetical periplasmic protein), with protein sequence MKNKLLLSLAALMLVTVGIFASGCAGTTAVSGDSQQSGIWVSGNGKVSVTPDTANLSLGVQVEAVGLAEANQQAADVMDAVIEALKDNGIAEKDITTSGFNISPVYEYDKETGRNYIRGYQVSNTVNLKVREIENTGAVIDAAVAAGGDAVRVSNIYFSIDDLSPAQDDARELALLDAKAKAEQIARVTGVSLGKVTYVAETSSGGARVEAPGMVNDGKEGSVTPVLPGETDVVVTVQVIYSIK
- a CDS encoding protein of unknown function DUF81 (PFAM: protein of unknown function DUF81~KEGG: nca:Noca_2079 hypothetical protein); amino-acid sequence: MELLDYWFMFPVAVAIAAIAMFFGIGGAVLFSPFFALALSLRIDVAIALGLLIEVAGFGSGFIGFMRKKLVNFHLGTRLLPLTVLFAVVGAFVGKNLPPHILEYGLAVLLLGLAVAFLRKESGVTPTNTPLHPHDTAEAIKKYRYDYWRDFRREPVLFLSSAVGGTMVGLVSSGLGEINGYNFVKKLGMSPAMAAGTSVFVIAVTALTASLFNISYFTAASAEDIRVIGHIALFAVPGVIVGAQVGIALSRHIDRQKLAFFLPWFLAILGILTVIKTF
- a CDS encoding peptidase S1 and S6 chymotrypsin/Hap (KEGG: deb:DehaBAV1_1096 2-alkenal reductase~PFAM: peptidase S1 and S6 chymotrypsin/Hap; PDZ/DHR/GLGF domain protein~SMART: PDZ/DHR/GLGF domain protein), which codes for MSSSFRNFVIISLVVLLSISGVSGFVAFQTSNDLKDSLQEISGLTTQLSSARDAISDLQGQLGSLKNNSATLNQQAAKLIKNTTAIQDASAMVLPSMVYIETYSSSGVASGSGVIMDENGYILTNKHVVEGATDAIVITQDRRIYEVVNIWEDNLMDLAVIKINAQNLVEAEFGNTSNLRIGDTIVALGNPLGYNPADYGSTITAGIVSNLASYWYIEPGYWYPDLIQFDVFITNGNSGGPLIDLDGKVIGINSLGEDAGINYAINVATAERVYNNLVNSQQSIHPYLGIDIWDYEQPIPGESSATQLLGAEVWDVAPGSPAAVAGLRVDDVIISANGQTIGLSIDLIRLLWRLDAGDSLSLFVERDGTAIEFTINLSQRPSSTEMYIF
- a CDS encoding protein of unknown function DUF123 (KEGG: pab:PAB1435 putative endonuclease~PFAM: protein of unknown function DUF123~SMART: Excinuclease ABC C subunit domain protein), which encodes MTNGIYAILLDLPQNAVVRTRCKVFTLDAGYYTYIGSAMSGLEARINRHLRPNKRKHWHIDYLLERSVIFTIVCAKIDVRLECAVADGLAGLPGVSGFGATDCRCRSHLFFSDAPDILERQVMGAFERAGLDPLVRRYHELP
- a CDS encoding UvrD/REP helicase (PFAM: UvrD/REP helicase~KEGG: dev:DhcVS_979 UvrD/REP helicase): MKILADLNTAQRQAVEAIEGPVLIVAGPGSGKTRVITYRIAYLIKEVGIAPHRIMAVTFTNKAAREMKERLEKLAPGSVKDITMGTFHAICAGILRKEGQAIGIAREFVIFDADDQEKLLKRSAEEIGVDPKKFPLKTISGAISKAKSGMQTPEMFREKAHSYLEEIVGRMYEQYEKMLRANNALDFDDLLLKTVFLFQRRPEILKRYQERYVHIMVDEFQDTNLVQYELVKLLAGHYRNIAVVGDPDQSIYSWRAADLRNVFNFEKDFPDRSVHYLEQNYRSTSKILEAASGIIAHNQKRKDIKLWTENGSGEPLCILEAYNEQEEAQMVVREAEKLSASGQYKLSDMAVLYRTNAQSRVLEEYFIRYGVPYKLVAGTRFYERREVKDLIAYFRLIHNPADSVSLMRIINVPARGLGDKSIADLQNWARGQGLSLFEALAASAGEGEKPPLSARAIGAFASFYRMVESFIQAAAEKSLTELFDEILERTGYRAFLEAQPDGQERMENIAELHTVAEQFAALPPGEALSPFLESVSLVSDIDNLDETEGGVTLITLHQAKGLEFPVVFIVGLEERVLPHFRSLDDPAQMEEERRLCYVGVTRARERLYLLRAFRRNLMGGSMLNDPSRFLEAIPNELTTGTLPKAPPVHARTGASSPRSAPPTIGRVGTPSTGRPPVSAGGPSQTRVPAGKPAVAPYKTGDKVAHPIFGDGVVISSMPVRNDFEIVVSFKDVGLKKLLLGFAKLKRQ
- a CDS encoding protein of unknown function DUF81 (PFAM: protein of unknown function DUF81~KEGG: aca:ACP_0714 hypothetical protein) yields the protein MDISLIILVIISSLAASTIAAVAGFGGAIIMLPVLVLAFGVQDAIPILTISQLMGNLWRVILNRTVLNWPIVRRFALGAIPTAVIGGIIFAVAPAGALTRVLGIFLLLIIVYRHTAWGKNQRMSLAGFLPLGAASGLMSATMGVVGPVAAPFFLAYGLVKGAYIGTEAMTTVVMHITKLGVYGGYNLLDLNTILIGLAIGVVMFLGTYLGKHILDRIPEGIFPYIIEGVLLFSGIMFIVQG